The proteins below are encoded in one region of Drosophila santomea strain STO CAGO 1482 chromosome 3R, Prin_Dsan_1.1, whole genome shotgun sequence:
- the LOC120452920 gene encoding uncharacterized protein LOC120452920 — MKAVLCAIFVTLLAAFGHGLPTQLEDENQGSFAGQVSQLIALQLLKFNKDIDANQVHSPLGVASILAVLAEASEGDTYSEFQQVFGYPKDRTKLRDAYKRILGSYQNRDAAVALPSFQTWLYIYRNNSAREEFKDLLEKHYYVDVKDISRQEYDWNEPNTSLQLSEEKDNTDATEGSTEQSNSKDVIGFETLKRIKLDDEDIPAIPADGYGQEIIDKEASKFDRDVDDKQYVEKPVAQAEAELLQKEQKQQATTESELESQPEETTTLAVEKQEKPDVAAEENPAEKQQNKRSDQEESQIKNLEENETVQEEEKLAKIMAATALTAGEPEKVRLPLQKLENAVKSAAKDGADEIMLALESHLPSVSRVNGARSLFQLDDITSALSANSVTGRSAGSKSKMLLFNGLYYRGSWANPFYQLRDGSDEFFFMTNEDAMKAPMMHARGKFQVADLPQVKARVLSLPYETSRYALCIVLPDETEGLSDVISQLQTSDFLLAKKQFQMKELHVSLPKFQVEETSRSEAMLKQMGLKKVFSRSEAQLGLLSEDPDVHVDEIVQFVNVRVDEGGSSANSLSAATMQARTPSVESTVLPVPEPEPELPGVERFEVNRPFAYFIVDCQEQFVLASGKIYTPEFKEDLPSVSVEVELEQS, encoded by the exons ATGAAAGCGGTTCTCTGCGCGATTTTTGTCACTTTGCTGGCCGCCTTTGGCCACGGATTGCCTACCCAGTTGGAGGATGAGAATCAGGGATCCTTTGCCGGCCAGGTTTCCCAGCTGATTGCTCTGCAGCTGCTGAAGTTCAACAAGGACATCGATGCCAATCAGGTGCACTCTCCATTGGGAGTAGCCTCCATTCTGGCCGTTTTGGCGGAGGCTTCCGAAGGCGACACCTACTCGGAGTTCCAGCAGGTCTTCGGCTACCCCAAGGATCGCACCAAGTTGAGGGATGCCTACAAGAGGATCCTGGGCAGCTACCAGAACAGAGATGCTGCTGTGGCCCTGCCCTCCTTCCAGACCTGGTTGTACATCTACCGGAATAACAGTGCCCGCGAGGAGTTCAAGGATCTGCTCGAGAAACACTACTACGTGGATGTGAAGGATATCAGTCGGCAGGAGTACGACTGGAATGAGCCCAACACCTCGCTGCAGCTATCGGAGGAGAAGGACAACACAGATGCCACCGAGGGCAGCACCGAACAAAGCAACAGCAAGGACGTCATTGGATTCGAGACTCTGAAGCGAATTAAGCTGGACGACGAGGACATCCCAGCCATACCAGCCGATGGCTATGGCCAGGAAATCATCGACAAAGAGGCCTCCAAGTTCGATCGCGACGTGGATGACAAGCAATATGTGGAAAAACCAGTTGCCCAGGCTGAGGCCGAGCTGCTGCAGAAAGAACAGAAGCAGCAGGCGACCACAGAATCTGAGTTGGAGTCCCAGCCCGAGGAAACGACCACTCTGGCTGtggaaaaacaggaaaaaccAGACGTGGCAGCCGAGGAAAATCCAGCTGAAAAGCAGCAGAACAAGCGCAGCGACCAGGAGGAGAGCCAGATCAAGAACCTCGAGGAGAACGAGACTgtgcaggaggaggagaagctgGCCAAGATCATGGCAGCCACCGCTTTGACCGCCGGTGAACCCGAGAAGGTGCGTCTGCCCCTCCAGAAGCTGGAAAACGCCGTGAAGTCGGCGGCCAAGGATGGCGCTGATGAAATCATGCTTGCCCTGGAGTCGCATCTTCCATCTGTCAGTCGG GTCAATGGCGCACGTAGCTTGTTCCAGCTGGATGACATCACCTCGGCCCTAAGTGCCAACTCCGTTACGGGACGCTCGGCAGGATCGAAGTCCAAGATGCTGCTCTTCAACGGACTCTACTACCGCGGAAGCTGGGCCAATCCCTTCTACCAGCTGCGAGATGGCAGCGACGAGTTCTTCTTCATGACCAACGAGGACGCCATGAAGGCTCCAATGATGCATGCCCGTGGCAAATTCCAGGTGGCAGATCTTCCGCAGGTCAAAGCCCGAGTTCTAAGCCTGCCCTACGAAACCTCACGATATGCCTTGTGCATTGTGCTGCCGGATGAAACTGAGGGACTGAGTGATGTGATTTCCCAGCTGCAGACGAGTGACTTCCTGTTGGCCAAGAAGCAGTTCCAAATGAAGGAGCTGCATGTGTCGCTGCCCAAGTTCCAAGTGGAGGAGACCTCCCGCTCCGAGGCAATGCTCAAGCAGATGGGCCTAAAGAAGGTCTTCTCGAGGAGCGAAGCTCAGTTGGGCTTGCTGTCCGAGGATCCCGATGTCCACGTGGATGAGATAGTCCAGTTTGTGAATGTTCGCGTGGACGAGGGTGGCAGCAGTGCCAACTCCTTGTCAGCTGCCACCATGCAGGCTAGAACTCCCAGCGTGGAGTCCACAGTTCTCCCAGTtcccgaacccgaacccgaactGCCAGGCGTGGAACGCTTCGAGGTGAATCGTCCTTTTGCCTACTTCATTGTCGACTGCCAGGAGCAGTTCGTCCTGGCCTCCGGCAAAATCTACACGCCCGAGTTTAAGGAGGATCTGCCCTCAGTTTCCGTCGAAGTGGAGCTGGAGCAGTCTTAG
- the LOC120452936 gene encoding cAMP-dependent protein kinase catalytic subunit 2 has product MGPQPEQGHMHFSPKVDYILILDKLREDFNKKFATNTPSPCTGLDDYEIKATLGSGSFGKVQLVRERESGIYYASKQLSKDQIVKTKQVSHVMSEKNVLRSMTFPNTVNLIASYKDFDSLYLVLPLIGGGELFTYHRKVRKFTEKQARFYAAQVFLALEYLHHCSLLYRDLKPENIMMDKNGYLKVTDFGFAKKVETRTMTLCGTPEYLPPEIIQSKPYGTSVDWWAFGVLVFEFVAGHSPFSAHNRDVMSMYNKICEADYKMPSYFSGSLRHLVDHLLQVDLSKRFGNLINGNRDIKEHEWFKDVEWIPLLNQTVNAPYVPNISNPEDISNFDKVSDKPRPKAKTMRHEEAFADF; this is encoded by the exons ATGGGACCCCAGCCGGAGCAAGGTCATATGCACTTCAGTCCCAAGGTGGACTACATCCTCATCCTGGACAAGTTGCGCGAGGACTTCAACAAGAAGTTCGCCACCAACACGCCATCGCCCTGTACGGGATTGGATGACTACGAGATTAAGGCGACCCTCGGATCCGGATCCTTTGGCAAGGTGCAGTTGGTTCGGGAGCGCGAGTCCGGCATCTATTACGCTTCCAAGCAGCTCAGCAAGGATCAGATCGTGAAGACCAAACAGGTGAGCCATGTGATGAGCGAGAAGAACGTGCTGCGATCGATGACGTTCCCGAATACGGTCAACCTGATTGCCTCCTACAAGGATTTCGACAGCCTCTACCTCGTCCTGCCACTGATTGGTGGTGGAGAGCTCTTCACCTACCACCGAAA GGTGCGAAAGTTTACGGAAAAACAGGCTCGTTTCTATGCCGCCCAGGTGTTTTTGGCTCTGGAGTATCTGCATCATTGCAGTCTGCTCTACAGAGACCTCAAGCCGGAGAACATAATGATGGATAAGAACGGATACTTGAAAGTAACCGATTTCGGATTTGCCAAG AAAGTGGAGACCCGTACGATGACTTTGTGCGGCACCCCGGAGTACCTGCCTCCGGAGATTATCCAATCGAAGCCGTATGGCACTAGCGTGGACTGGTGGGCATTTGGCGTGCTGGTCTTTGAATTCGTCGCCGGACACTCGCCCTTCTCAGCCCACAATCGCGATGTGATGAGCATGTACAACAAGATCTGTGAGGCGGACTACAAGATGCCCAGTTACTTCAGTGGATCTCTGCGCCATTTGGTGGACCATCTGCTGCAGGTGGATCTCTCCAAGCG TTTTGGCAACCTGATCAACGGCAACCGGGACATCAAGGAGCACGAGTGGTTCAAGGATGTGGAGTGGATACCGCTCCTCAATCAGACAGTTAACGCGCCCTATGTGCCCAACATCAGCAATCCCGAGGATATATCCAACTTCGATAAGGTCTCTGACAAGCCACGGCCCAAGGCCAAAACCATGCGACACGAGGAAGCCTTCGCGGACTTTTAG
- the LOC120452938 gene encoding uncharacterized protein LOC120452938, translating into MDELCQFLNTDLYCYIKGKVNSFLFGSPSLESCSDESLALKRVKQNVEVGGQNCSALVTHPSYTIRHHYPGPLVTYDGEARCEPRFIRIFDLNRSTMELLFQAYEDDEDEMDGIFEEELEIRENSCEQKEEPKCSKSKKNFGCQANIPKESRSKVYLEDEKEKKGLKTKLLYYLNNIFAPRKSVQNCRLPGGKAECDLEDDSPTEEELQELEDQARCTYKAYIESFPDSPSWDSLKPAQKLRFQWKAFTGDDLMETPYENFTLSFGRSFLKTFPFASRTTVQNEQRIAWCNLDRCQRMPFILQALLYQVASGAIDPEDHCAVREHFHKLR; encoded by the coding sequence ATGGATGAACTGTGCCAGTTTTTAAATACCGACCTATATTGCTATATAAAAGGGAAGGTAAATAGTTTTCTCTTTGGATCCCCGTCTCTTGAATCGTGTTCAGATGAATCGTTGGCCTTGAAAAGAGTGAAGCAAAACGTGGAAGTGGGGGGCCAAAACTGTAGTGCCCTAGTGACACATCCTAGCTATACAATTAGGCACCATTATCCAGGTCCTTTGGTCACCTACGATGGCGAGGCGCGATGTGAACCGCGTTTTATTCGCATTTTCGACCTGAACCGGAGCACAATGGAGCTCCTCTTTCAGGCTTATGAAGACGATGAAGACGAAATGGATGGAATATTTGAAGAGGAGCTTGAAATTCGTGAAAATAGTTGCGAGCAGAAGGAGGAGCCAAAGTGTAGTAAGTCAAAGAAAAACTTTGGCTGCCAAGCAAATATACCCAAAGAAAGTCGCTCTAAAGTGTATTTGGAAGACGAGAAAGAAAAGAAGGGTCTAAAAACCAAgcttttgtattatttaaacaatatctTTGCACCTAGAAAGAGTGTGCAGAACTGCAGGTTACCAGGTGGAAAGGCGGAATGCGACTTAGAAGACGATTCGCCGACCGAAGAGGAGCTCCAGGAACTGGAGGATCAAGCCAGGTGCACTTACAAAGCATACATCGAATCTTTTCCGGATTCGCCATCCTGGGACAGCCTGAAACCGGCGCAAAAGCTGCGCTTTCAGTGGAAAGCTTTCACAGGAGACGATCTAATGGAAACTCCTTATGAAAATTTCACGTTGAGTTTCGGCAGAAGTTTCCTCAAGACTTTTCCCTTTGCTTCACGTACGACTGTTCAAAACGAGCAAAGAATCGCGTGGTGCAACTTAGATCGCTGCCAGCGCATGCCCTTCATACTGCAGGCTCTACTGTACCAGGTGGCCAGCGGTGCCATCGATCCCGAAGATCACTGTGCTGTTCGTGAGCATTTTCACAAGTTGAGATAA
- the LOC120452937 gene encoding cAMP-dependent protein kinase catalytic subunit 2 isoform X1: MSQHTTQYVFNSKEDYNITLDNMSREFEERWNHQTQSPYTNLENYITRAVLGNGSFGTVMLVREKGGKNYYAAKMMSKEDLVRLKQVAHVHNEKHVLNAARFPFLIYLVDSTKCFDYLYLILPLVNGGELFSYHRRVRKFNEKHARFYAAQVALALEYMHRMHLMYRDLKPENILLDQRGYIKITDFGFTKRVDGRTSTLCGTPEYLAPEIVQLRPYNKSVDWWAFGILVYEFVAGRSPFAIHNRDVILMYSKICVCDYKMPSYFTAQLRSLIESLMQVDTTKRLGNSNEGASDVKGHPWFQGVDWFGILNQEVTAPYLPTVSGAEDLSNFENFEFKDRYKSRINRHPELFANF; the protein is encoded by the exons ATGAGCCAGCACACTACGCAGTACGTTTTCAACTCAAAGGAAGACTACAACATCACCCTAGACAACATGAGTCGCGAGTTCGAAGAGCGGTGGAACCACCAGACCCAGTCGCCCTACACCAACCTGGAGAACTATATAACCAGGGCCGTTCTCGGCAACGGAAGTTTTGGCACTGTG ATGCTGGTCAGGGAGAAGGGTGGCAAGAACTACTATGCCGCCAAGATGATGAGCAAGGAGGATCTGGTGCGGCTGAAGCAGGTGGCCCACGTACACAACGAGAAGCACGTCCTGAATGCCGCCCGATTCCCGTTCCTCATCTACCTGGTGGACTCGACGAAGTGCTTCGACTACCTCTACCTGATCCTCCCGCTGGTCAATGGAGGTGAGCTGTTCAGCTACCATCGCAG AGTTCGCAAGTTCAACGAGAAGCATGCCAGATTCTATGCCGCCCAGGTGGCACTGGCCCTCGAGTATATGCACAGGATGCACCTCATGTACCGTGATCTGAAGCCGGAGAACATTCTGCTCGATCAGCGCGGCTACATCAAAATCACGGACTTTGGTTTCACAAAG CGTGTGGATGGCCGCACCTCAACGCTGTGTGGAACCCCGGAGTACTTGGCCCCGGAGATCGTTCAACTCCGGCCGTATAACAAATCGGTGGACTGGTGGGCCTTCGGTATCCTGGTGTACGAGTTTGTGGCAGGGCGCTCTCCCTTCGCCATTCACAATCGAGATGTTATTCTGATGTACTCCAAGATCTGCGTGTGCGACTACAAGATGCCCTCATACTTTACGGCCCAGCTGAGGAGTCTCATCGAGAGTCTCATGCAGGTGGACACCACCAAGCG TTTAGGAAACTCGAACGAGGGCGCCAGCGACGTGAAGGGTCATCCGTGGTTCCAGGGCGTGGATTGGTTTGGCATTCTTAACCAGGAGGTCACCGCCCCCTACTTGCCCACCGTTTCCGGTGCCGAAGATCTGTCCAACTTTGAGAACTTCGAGTTCAAGGATCGGTACAAGTCCCGAATAAACCGCCATCCCGAATTGTTtgcgaatttttaa
- the LOC120452937 gene encoding cAMP-dependent protein kinase catalytic subunit 2 isoform X2: protein MSQHTTQYVFNSKEDYNITLDNMSREFEERWNHQTQSPYTNLENYITRAVLGNGSFGTVMLVREKGGKNYYAAKMMSKEDLVRLKQVAHVHNEKHVLNAARFPFLIYLVDSTKCFDYLYLILPLVNGGELFSYHRRVRKFNEKHARFYAAQVALALEYMHRMHLMYRDLKPENILLDQRGYIKITDFGFTKRVDGRTSTLCGTPEYLAPEIVQLRPYNKSVDWWAFGILVYEFVAGRSPFAIHNRDVILMYSKICVCDYKMPSYFTAQLRSLIESLMQVDTTKRKLERGRQRREGSSVVPGRGLVWHS from the exons ATGAGCCAGCACACTACGCAGTACGTTTTCAACTCAAAGGAAGACTACAACATCACCCTAGACAACATGAGTCGCGAGTTCGAAGAGCGGTGGAACCACCAGACCCAGTCGCCCTACACCAACCTGGAGAACTATATAACCAGGGCCGTTCTCGGCAACGGAAGTTTTGGCACTGTG ATGCTGGTCAGGGAGAAGGGTGGCAAGAACTACTATGCCGCCAAGATGATGAGCAAGGAGGATCTGGTGCGGCTGAAGCAGGTGGCCCACGTACACAACGAGAAGCACGTCCTGAATGCCGCCCGATTCCCGTTCCTCATCTACCTGGTGGACTCGACGAAGTGCTTCGACTACCTCTACCTGATCCTCCCGCTGGTCAATGGAGGTGAGCTGTTCAGCTACCATCGCAG AGTTCGCAAGTTCAACGAGAAGCATGCCAGATTCTATGCCGCCCAGGTGGCACTGGCCCTCGAGTATATGCACAGGATGCACCTCATGTACCGTGATCTGAAGCCGGAGAACATTCTGCTCGATCAGCGCGGCTACATCAAAATCACGGACTTTGGTTTCACAAAG CGTGTGGATGGCCGCACCTCAACGCTGTGTGGAACCCCGGAGTACTTGGCCCCGGAGATCGTTCAACTCCGGCCGTATAACAAATCGGTGGACTGGTGGGCCTTCGGTATCCTGGTGTACGAGTTTGTGGCAGGGCGCTCTCCCTTCGCCATTCACAATCGAGATGTTATTCTGATGTACTCCAAGATCTGCGTGTGCGACTACAAGATGCCCTCATACTTTACGGCCCAGCTGAGGAGTCTCATCGAGAGTCTCATGCAGGTGGACACCACCAAGCG GAAACTCGAACGAGGGCGCCAGCGACGTGAAGGGTCATCCGTGGTTCCAGGGCGTGGATTGGTTTGGCATTCTTAA